In the Colletotrichum lupini chromosome 1, complete sequence genome, one interval contains:
- a CDS encoding short-chain dehydrogenase/reductase produces the protein MASFFVPGNTAVITGGASGIGLAIAKKCVGHGMKVLVVDRDTKLLQAAKEALGESSATFELDVSLLQDWETLKTEVNTFIEGRIDLLVLNAGIGGKSSWQDTDSFRKILDTNLYGVINGISSLLPFVGSGQSSKSAIVITGSKQGITNPPGNPAYNASKAAVKSLAEHLSFDLKDTATSVHLLVPGWTFTGLAGAAPGREKPAAAWTAEEVAEYLEEKMTEGLFYILCPDNEVTEEMDRKRMMWSIGDIVEGRPPLSRWRDDYKDEAQAWMAKQ, from the exons ATGGCATCCTTCTTCGTCCCTGGCAACACGGCTGTCATCACTGGCGGTGCATCTGGCATTGGATTGGCAATCGCCAAGAAGTGCGTTGGCCATGGAATGAAGGTCCTCGTAGTTGATCGCGATACGAAGCTTCTTCAGGCGGcaaaagaagcccttggaGAGTCCTCTGCCACATTCGAGCTGGACGTGAGCCTCCTTCAGGATTGGGAGACGCTCAAGACGGAAGTGAATACTTTCATTGAAG GACGTATTGATCTATTGGTTCTCAATGCCGGCATCGGTGGCAAGTCGTCATGGCAGGATACAGACAGCTTCCGTAAAATCTTGGACACCAACTTATACGGCGTCATCAACGGAATCAGCAGTCTGCTACCCTTCGTTGGAAGTGGGCAGTCTTCCAAGTCGGCCATCGTCATCACGGGCTCTAAGCAGGGAATTACGAATCCACCAGGAAACCCAGCGTACAATGCCAGCAAGGCGGCTGTCAAGTCTTTGGCTGAGCACCTATCGTTCGACTTGAAAGACACCGCCACATCTGTGCATCTCCTAGTGCCGGGCTGGACGTTCACAGGCCTTGCTGGTGCTGCCCCTGGCAGGGAGAAGCCTGCCGCTGCTTGGACAGCGGAGGAAGTGGCCGAGTATCTGGAGGAGAAGATGACCGAAGGATTATTCTACATTCTCTGCCCAGATAATGAGGTAACCGAAGAAATGGATCGCAAGAGGATGATGTGGAGTATTGGGGATATTGTCGAAGGCCGGCCACCCCTGAGTAGATGGCGTGATGATTACAAGGATGAGGCACAGGCATGGATGGCCAAACAGTAG